The Labilibaculum sp. sequence TTCACCTTCTTCCTTAATAGTTTGAAGTACTATTTCGAAATTGTTTTCTTTTGGAGTCGTATGTTTAAGTTTGTTGAGCACATGTTCATATCCTTCTAAACTCTTATGCTGATCAGGATACTGTGATAGTAAAACATCTTTTACGTCCTTCCAATTGTACTTTTCTATTAATTCTTTTAATCTCATTTTATTTTAGATTTTATTTTAACCTCTCTTCAATAAACTTACGCTGAAACTCAGCTTGCAATTTCTTTCACCAATCTAAATTTAACATCATATTATGAGAGATTCAAATCTCCATTCCTATACTTGCATTTTTACGTTTAATTTCTTCCTCTTCTTCATCGGATTTCTCACCTATCTGACTATTACCAATATGCAGAGGAATAGATGCATCTGATTTTTGCTCTGGTAAATTTGATAACATATCTAGTGGAAATTTCGATTCAATAAAATTGATAAAGCTTTCTGTTCCTAAATCAAAATCAAAGCCATCATACTTGTAAATAAATTTATTTTCACCGATTTCTGCTACAATTGACTTCGACTCAAGATATTCATGAAAATCATCGATATTATTAGAACAATCTATTGCTTCACAAACCATATTGTGTACAAAATTTATTGATCTTGATTTAGCCAAATCAACTCCTTTTAATTCATTCTCAAGCACAACAATATCATTATATAGAAATTTAGCTTCTCCTTTTGTTCTTTCGTGAAATGCTATATCATTCTTATCTAAAAAGTCAGAAAAATTTTCAGATCCTTTCGCTTTCGAGAATTGATAAATCACCTTCTTTATATGATCTTTCGCATTTTCTTGAATGCGTTTTTCCAAAGTATTATCAATCTTGGATAGAGTCAGATTTCTATTTACAGCACTTGCCTTAAATGATTGTCCGGCATAGGAAAATGAATAGCCTTTTTTTGATGAATTCATTTGTATCTGAACGCCCAAATTCTCAAGTGTTTTAAAGAACTCTTCTCTTCCGGATTTGTTTTGTCCTAATGCAGTCTTAATGCAAGTCCTTAAATCAGACAAAATATGCAATCTAAACTCCTGTTCAATGTGGTGTTTGCTTAATTTTTTATAAAGCTCTCCTCCGTTGATATTCACTCCATCAAAAGTAAAAACAACAACATTTCCCTTATTTTTAAAGTTCAAGTCTATTCCTTTTCCTTTCAGCGAATCCTGGAATTCTTCAAAATTGGTGTGCCTTCCCGATTTTAACTCCCGATAAATATCCTTCGAAAGTTTTGACTTCCCTGCTTTCGTAAACTCTTTATTGGAAATGTATTGAACCGTTTTCAGACTATTGGATTTTAAATTGAAAATGCTTTTTTCCAATGGTTCTTTTCCTTTACCGGCTTCAGCTGTTACTTCTAGATTGTATTGTTTTTCAAGTTCTTTTAAAATTGTTCGGCTTTTCATTTTCTCAAATGAATCCGGTACGCATTTTAAATCACGATCTATCCGATTAACAGCAATGTGAATGTGCAATTTATCTGTGTCATTATGACGAATTGCCACATGTTGATTATTACCAAATCCCATTGCTTTTAAATAATCATTGGTTATTTCAACAAGCTTTTCATTATCAAGTATTTTCTCATCATCTTTTGAAAATGAAAGAACAAAATGTTTAACGGGTTTTTCAACTTTCGAGTGTTGATCTGACACCAACATAAACTCTTTTGTCATTCCATTAATTGTTTCAGCAAATATAGATTGATCCAGAACTTGAGCATCTTCCTTAAAAAGATATTCAAGCAAACCTTTAAAGTCTGATCCTGTAGTTATTTTTCCAATCATTTTTTTATTTTCTTTTTAAATTCTGCAAGATGAAATCGAGCAGTAATTCATTTTTTCTGGTAAGAAAAAACAAGAGTTAATGAGCTTTGCGAATGATTCCAATGTTCAAAACGGAGTTTTGCACCTTGGAAAACACATCTTGCTACCTCCAAAACCGTAAAATGAGTCGTGCTATTTTTTCATTAATGCAGCAACAATGCAGTAAGTATGCAGCAAACCATCAACAAACAGTCAATAAACCATCAACATCCTCACAACAAACCATCAACATCCTCACAACAAACCATCAACAAACAGTCAACAAACAGTCAACAAACCATCAACAAATCCGCAACATCATATCAGGATTTATTCAGAAATAAAATCAGATACTTTCCCTCTTGCTTTACACCAATAGTAGACTACTACCCTGATCAAGTGATCCATATCGCAATAATGATTGCTCTTACAAATTTTCCAATAACTGTATTTACAAATTCTGGAACACTCGATACAGAATAAGGACAACAAATGCACAACAAACACACAGCATCAACACAACAAATCAGCAACATCATATCAGAATTTATTCAGAAAGACACTTTCCCTCTTGGCTTGCACTCATAGTAGGTTATTGCCCTGATCAAGTGATCTATATCGCAATAATGATTACCCTAACAAATTTTCCAATAACTGTATTTACAAATTCTGGAACACTCCATACAGAATAAGGACAGCATTAGTACAGCATTAGTACAGGAAAAGGTCAGCAAACGGACAGCATCATATTTGAATACATTCAGGAAATAAAATCACGATCAAGAATCAATTATCGTTGTATTTTATTATTCTGCTCTGAAAAAAGCTGATAAAGAAAAAAAATGTAAACCTTAACTTCCTAATAATCTTCCTATTAAAAAACCATGTAAACCTGTGTAAACCCAATGTAAACCAAAAACAAATACATAAAAAACTAAATATCAATACATAACAACAATAAACAAATATAGGTTTACAGGTTTACATTGAAAATTCATATTTTCCTTATAGACTTTATTTGAAGGCAAAAAAAGAATCTACATCTCAGTAAATTCTCTTTTTATATTTAAACTGTTCTAACGCTTTAATTTTTGTGCCTTGCTCAAATCCTCGTAAGATTGAATATATACTTCCAACGCTTCTGAAATCACCCTACCAATGGGTTTTCTATCGAAGAATGCAATTTTCTTAATTGTGTTTAACTGTTCGGAGTTATAATAATAAGTTGCCTTAACTGATATTATTTTTTCTTTATCAGCTTTTTTTTCCTGGATACTTGGCTGGAGCAATGCATCAATTCCAGATTTAAAATTCTTTGCCATTACTTATGGTTTTAATGGTGATTATGGTTCTTATGGTATCAAGTAGCTAACAATCACTATTGTTTGCTTAAAAATTCCTCACACAGTTTTAGATAATCTTCAGCGCCATTACTATTAGGGGCATATCGAAAGATATCGATACCCGCAGAGCACATTTCTGCCAGTGAAATATTCTCACGTATGGTAGTGTCATAAAGCCTTCCATTAAAGTGTTTTTTCAAAGCAGTCTGCACATCACGATGTAAAACCTTACGATGGCTAAACTGGGTAATAAGTACGCCTTCGAGCTTTAGTTTGGGATTAATTCTGGATTTGATTTTTTTAGCAACATCTGCTAAACCACTTAAGCCCTGAATACTCAGATGATGGGGAAGAACGGGTATTATAAACGTATCGCAAGCTGAAAGGGCATTTAAAGCAATTAAACCGATAGAGGGGGAACAGTCAATTAAAATGAAGTCATATTGATTCTTTACAGGCTCTAACAGTTCTTTAAGCAGGTATTCCCGCCCCGGCTCGTTATTCATTTCGTGTTCTAACGCATTTAAGTCTATGTTAGATGGGACGATATATAAATTATTTATCACCTTTATTGGTGAGATCGCAGACTCTCCTTTTAAAGCTTGATATATATTGTTATCATAATTTCTTACCCCCAGCGATTCAGAAGCATTAGTCTGAGGATCAAGGTCCACCAGCAATACTTTCTTTCCTTTTAAACTTAATGCTGCCGCCAACGAACAGGTTGTTGTTGTCTTTCCAACCCCACCTTTTTGATTGATAATAACTGTTATTTTAGCCATAATTCTTTTTCTAGGGGTAATTGATTAAAATCGAATAGATATGCACTCCCAAAATCCTTAATAGTATGAGAATCAATGCGTCCTTTCTGCCAAGTTTTAACAAATGATTTCTGATCTTTTAAATAGGCAAGCAATGTATTAAAGTCCAATTCTGATTGGTTTTGAGACAAACAAAATCTTTTATACAAAGGATAAATTAGACTAAAACGAATGCCCAATAAACTCTTATCGTCATGTTTAATGATTCTATAATGCTGTTTATTTAGCTTCAAATCAGATTTTAGAAATTCAATTGTATTCCAAAACTGATTTACTTCACTAACTGTTTGCATTGACTCATCCTGTTCTCTTGCATTTTCCAACAAACAGCTATGTAAACTTTCATAATTCATGGGAAAATTCAACTTAGAACTCATTGTTTTATAGATTGCCAATAACAGTGAAATGTGCTTTACATTTCGTTCTGAATATGTAGCGGTTAAAGGATTTTCATATTTCAATTCATGATAAACATTATTGAACTGCTCCTTAAACTCCTTTACAAAATGAAATCGGTGACTTAATATTTCTAGTATTACATTACCATAACCGTTTTTTGCCTCCTTTTTGAGAGTCTGGAAGGCTTTTGTTTCTTCATCAGAAAATAGATGACTCGAAAAATTTAGAATTATCATTCTACTAAATAATGCAGAGGACATTGTAGGTAAATAATTACCATCTAGCATGATGGCTGAATTAACTTGAGTATCGTGAGTTTTATTATCATTGGTTGATTGAGCACGAGAATATCCATCTCCATCATATGCAGTCTTTAAAAACCCAACAATTTTGGATTCAATTTTACTATCTAATTCTTTTAGATACAAAAGAGAATTTCTTTGTTGATCTGCGTTTCTAGCTACAGATTTAGAAGTGGATCCAGCTTCCAATGACACTCCTCGATTTCCTGACCCAAACAGATTCAAGAATATTTCCGAAAAGGAAGTTTTACCAACTCCATAATCTCCAAATAAAAATAGAAACGGATAAAAGCCCAGATCTTTGAAAATATAATCTCTAAATAATCCTCCTATCACAAAGCTCATTCCTACAACAGCTTTATCATGATACGCTTTATAGAGTAAATCTGACCATTCCATAAATTTCATCTTACCAGGCGAAAATTTAAATTTTCGTTCTTTATCAAACCAAGGGGAATATTTATTTATTACACTAAAAGCAGGTATGTAGAGATATTTTCCATCTGCTTTTACTACTCCAAATCGATCAACTTTTTGAAAACTTCCATTATTAATTATTCCATTACTAAAAGCATACAGGTTAAATTCTGGTTGATAACCTAATACTCCAATATTCTGGGCTGTTTCTTCTCTTTCTCTCAACGATTCTAGAATAATATCCAGTTCATTTTGTGTGCCTAAAAATGAAAATCCACCCACCGATGCAATGCTTGATTTAAAGCTCTTGACATTTAGATTTTTGGATGATATTGTTAGTAATTTAGATTTGCCTGATCTGTTTTGAAGAAAGAAAATTCGTTTTGCATCATCCGATCCATCAGGCAAAAAATAGAAAATGGTCATTATAAAATTAGAAATCCGTCTTTCTCGAATTTTGCCTTTATATTGATCCTCGACATAATAACAGCTATTTCTCTTGAAAAAGTCAAACTTCTCGACATCTTTCTTTTCATCTATTGAATCAGGAATGAATTCAGGATATAGTTGCTTATAATTCTTCTTCTCAGACAAAAAATCGTTCAATTGATTCTCTTGTAATAAATCATTGCAATCTTTATTAACAGGGAATACACAACGCTTAATTGATTGTATCTCGATATTTGATTCCATAATAGAATCATATATTTTTTCTGCTACCTCATTACCGGCTTTATCGTTATCTAAAGCAAGAACAACATGCTTATTTGTAATGTAATTCCTGAGACGATTCGCTGTAATATTATTTGAGGTGCTAAATATGGCAATGCTCGATTCAACTTTTGCTAAAGACAAAGAGTTGATAGCTCCTTCAACAATAAAAACTTGTTCAGAATCAGCATTAAAACAAACATCATATATGGCACCATCCAAGCGCCCTTTATTGTTATATCTTTGTCCTCCTGACGGATTTAAATACCTCTTATTAATTAGCTTTTCGTCTTTGTCAAAAAACACAATTGCATCAGCGCTTCCATTTATACTATTATTTTGATAAAAAGCGTTTTTAGGCAAACTTTTAGTGTCAATTCCTCGACCTTCAAGAATCTTTGCAGCCTCCTGTTTCAAATTATTTTTAATAGCAAACAATTGCTTTTCAAAGGGACTTCTTTCAATTGAGTTACTAGAGCTATTAAATTGATACTCTGGGAATAAATTACAAGTCAAATATTTAAGAACTTCCGACATTTCTACTTTTAACTTATCCTGAGCAATATTGAAACAATCCATAGATTTATCGGGAGAAGTGAAATTTGTCACCCAATATTTTCCTTCAAACCATCTTAATGATGTTGAAGGATGATTTTCTTTATGGGTTTTAAAATTCTTCTTGACACTTGCTTGTGGAAAAAAATGTTGAATTACTTTTAATTGCATTTCAGGCTCCTGATTTATCCTATCTATTAGGTTATCAGCACCATTTTCATTATTTTTGTACATGTGTTTTAGGTGAGTTATCTAAACATGAGAATTTATAGGTGGATGGCGGTCCACCTTTTTTTTATATTTTTCTTTCTCAGTTAATCTAATATTAACTTGATGGATACGAAGATCTTCTCGTGGTTTTTGAGGACGTACCGTATAAATTACTTAGACAATTCATCATCAATTTCTTTTTCAATCTCTGCATTTGTTTTCCTTAGATACTTCCTTAAAAATTGATCAAGGTCTTCTGTGAAAAAACGCCATGTTTTTCCAACTTTAGCTCCTCGTATTTCGTTACGTCCAAGGTATTCACGAAAAGTTGGGACAGGCATTCGACAATATTCAGCAGCCTCAGACAGTACAAGCACTTTGTTCTTTTTTTCTGACTTTGACGTCTGCTGATTAGACAAAACGTTTCTCATTGCTCTCTCAATAGTTTCTTTGAGATCTTCTGGTGACATTACGACAAATTGACTCATACTAATTCCTCCTTTTTAATTGAAACAAAAAATCCCCAAATACATTTATTGGTAAAATCGAATTGTTTCAATTTCACCAATAAATACACCTGAGGATTATTAACCTTTTTCAGTATTCCTTTATAACACACAGAACAATTGGAAAGAACTCCCGCAATCACCAATTGTATCTTATCGTTTCTCGTTATTATACTTTTGTTATTCATCTTGCATTGTTTAAAAATCACAATACAATGATAAGTAACGGTTAATACAGAAAATAATATTTCTAGAGGAGAAAGTACTTACAAGTACTTATTTTTTATTCTTGTTTGACTTCTTTAATCTCTGAGACCTGTCCATTTCATCCAAAACCTTTTCTTTCTTTTCAGGCTTTATTTTAGACAGTATTGCATCACAACTTTTTTTGAGCACTGTTGACTCTATTCTGAAATCTTCAACCTTGACCTCTTCATATAGATCTAATAAGGTTTGCTTAGCCCGATACCCATACTTAAGCATGATTTCATCTATATTATATATAGTAATAGGCTCATCATTGTAATAATGAAGAAGAGCAATACACATAGCTGATAATTTTTCTCTCTTTAAGTTTCTTTTATTATAAAGTTCAAAATCTCCAGCTTTATTATTGTCGCTTAAATGATAGTGAATTGATTTAATTTCTTGCAAATAACTGATAGCTGGGAGTATTTTACCTATAACCCTTTCAATATCATACTGATAATGCTTCCACAAGTCGAACATTTCCTCATTTTTTCCATCTTCGGACATTTTAAAAGCACGAGTTATTAATTCTTCATATTCCTCACCAAAGCTTAAAAAGATATCCTCAATACGATCTTCCTTTTTCTCATCTATTATTCT is a genomic window containing:
- a CDS encoding ParA family protein, which gives rise to MAKITVIINQKGGVGKTTTTCSLAAALSLKGKKVLLVDLDPQTNASESLGVRNYDNNIYQALKGESAISPIKVINNLYIVPSNIDLNALEHEMNNEPGREYLLKELLEPVKNQYDFILIDCSPSIGLIALNALSACDTFIIPVLPHHLSIQGLSGLADVAKKIKSRINPKLKLEGVLITQFSHRKVLHRDVQTALKKHFNGRLYDTTIRENISLAEMCSAGIDIFRYAPNSNGAEDYLKLCEEFLSKQ
- a CDS encoding relaxase/mobilization nuclease domain-containing protein; the protein is MIGKITTGSDFKGLLEYLFKEDAQVLDQSIFAETINGMTKEFMLVSDQHSKVEKPVKHFVLSFSKDDEKILDNEKLVEITNDYLKAMGFGNNQHVAIRHNDTDKLHIHIAVNRIDRDLKCVPDSFEKMKSRTILKELEKQYNLEVTAEAGKGKEPLEKSIFNLKSNSLKTVQYISNKEFTKAGKSKLSKDIYRELKSGRHTNFEEFQDSLKGKGIDLNFKNKGNVVVFTFDGVNINGGELYKKLSKHHIEQEFRLHILSDLRTCIKTALGQNKSGREEFFKTLENLGVQIQMNSSKKGYSFSYAGQSFKASAVNRNLTLSKIDNTLEKRIQENAKDHIKKVIYQFSKAKGSENFSDFLDKNDIAFHERTKGEAKFLYNDIVVLENELKGVDLAKSRSINFVHNMVCEAIDCSNNIDDFHEYLESKSIVAEIGENKFIYKYDGFDFDLGTESFINFIESKFPLDMLSNLPEQKSDASIPLHIGNSQIGEKSDEEEEEIKRKNASIGMEI
- a CDS encoding helix-turn-helix domain-containing protein, whose translation is MSQFVVMSPEDLKETIERAMRNVLSNQQTSKSEKKNKVLVLSEAAEYCRMPVPTFREYLGRNEIRGAKVGKTWRFFTEDLDQFLRKYLRKTNAEIEKEIDDELSK
- a CDS encoding toprim domain-containing protein; translation: MYKNNENGADNLIDRINQEPEMQLKVIQHFFPQASVKKNFKTHKENHPSTSLRWFEGKYWVTNFTSPDKSMDCFNIAQDKLKVEMSEVLKYLTCNLFPEYQFNSSSNSIERSPFEKQLFAIKNNLKQEAAKILEGRGIDTKSLPKNAFYQNNSINGSADAIVFFDKDEKLINKRYLNPSGGQRYNNKGRLDGAIYDVCFNADSEQVFIVEGAINSLSLAKVESSIAIFSTSNNITANRLRNYITNKHVVLALDNDKAGNEVAEKIYDSIMESNIEIQSIKRCVFPVNKDCNDLLQENQLNDFLSEKKNYKQLYPEFIPDSIDEKKDVEKFDFFKRNSCYYVEDQYKGKIRERRISNFIMTIFYFLPDGSDDAKRIFFLQNRSGKSKLLTISSKNLNVKSFKSSIASVGGFSFLGTQNELDIILESLREREETAQNIGVLGYQPEFNLYAFSNGIINNGSFQKVDRFGVVKADGKYLYIPAFSVINKYSPWFDKERKFKFSPGKMKFMEWSDLLYKAYHDKAVVGMSFVIGGLFRDYIFKDLGFYPFLFLFGDYGVGKTSFSEIFLNLFGSGNRGVSLEAGSTSKSVARNADQQRNSLLYLKELDSKIESKIVGFLKTAYDGDGYSRAQSTNDNKTHDTQVNSAIMLDGNYLPTMSSALFSRMIILNFSSHLFSDEETKAFQTLKKEAKNGYGNVILEILSHRFHFVKEFKEQFNNVYHELKYENPLTATYSERNVKHISLLLAIYKTMSSKLNFPMNYESLHSCLLENAREQDESMQTVSEVNQFWNTIEFLKSDLKLNKQHYRIIKHDDKSLLGIRFSLIYPLYKRFCLSQNQSELDFNTLLAYLKDQKSFVKTWQKGRIDSHTIKDFGSAYLFDFNQLPLEKELWLK